A window from Vulpes vulpes isolate BD-2025 chromosome 9, VulVul3, whole genome shotgun sequence encodes these proteins:
- the UBA3 gene encoding NEDD8-activating enzyme E1 catalytic subunit isoform X3, translating into MADGEEPEKKRRRIEELLAEKMAVDGGCGDTGDWEGRWNHVKKFLERSGPFTHPDFEPSTESLQFLLDTCKVLVIGAGGLGCELLKNLALSGFRQIHVIDMDTIDVSNLNRQFLFRPKDVGRPKAEVAAEFLNDRVPNCNVVPHFNKIQDFNDTFYRQFHIIVCGLDSIIARRWINGMLISLLNYEDGVLDPSSIVPLIDGGTEGFKGNARVILPGMTACIECTLELYPPQVNFPMCTIASMPRLPEHCIEYVRILQWPKEQPFGEGVPLDGDDPDHIQWIFQKSLERASQYNIRGVTYRLTQGVVKRIIPAVASTNAVIAAVCATEVFKIATSAYIPLNNYLVFNDVDGLYTYTFEAERKENCPACSQLPQNIQFSPSAKLQEVLDYLTNSASLQMKSPAITATLEGKNRTLYLQSVTSIEERTRPNLSKTLKELGLVDGQELAVADVTTPQTVLFKLHFTS; encoded by the exons AATGGCTGTTGATGGTGGGTGTGGGGACACTGGAGACTGGGAAGGTCGCTGGAACCATGTAAAGAAGTTCCTCGAGCGATCTGGACCCTTCACACACCCTGATTTCGAACCGAGCACTGAA TCTCTCCAATTTTTGTTAGATACATGTAAAGTTCTAGTCATTGGAGCTGGCGGCTTAGGATGTGAGCTCCTGAAAAATctg GCCTTGTCTGGTTTTAGACAGATTCATGTTATAGACATGGACACTATAGATGTTTCCAATCTAAATAGGCAGTTTTTATTTAG GCCTAAAGATGTTGGAAGACCTAAGGCTGAAGTTGCTGCAGAATTTCTAAATGACAGAGTTCCTAATTGCAATGTAGTTCC ACATTTCAACAAGATTCAGGATTTTAATGATACTTTCTATCGAC aatttcatataattgtGTGTGGACTGGACTCTATCATAGCCAGAAGATGGATAAATGGCATGCTG aTATCTCTTCTAAATTATGAAGATGGTGTATTAGATCCAAGCTCCATTGTCCCTTTGATAGATGGGGGGACAGAAGGCTTTAAAGGAAATGCCCGGGTGATTCTGCCTGGAATGACTGCCTGTATTGAATGCACACTAGAACTGTATCCTCCACAG GTTAATTTTCCCATGTGCACCATTGCATCTATGCCCAGGCTACCAGAACACTGTATTGAGTATGTAAGGATACTGCAGTGGCCTAAGGAGCAACCTTTTGGAG AAGGAGTTCCATTAGATGGAGATGATCCTGATCATATTCAGTGGATTTTCCAAAAGTCTCTCGAGAGAGCATCACAATATAATATTAGAGGTGTTACCTATAGACTCACTCAAG gAGTAGTAAAACGTATCATTCCTGCAGTAGCTTCCACAAATGCGGTCATTGCAG CTGTGTGTGCCactgaggtttttaaaatagCCACAAG TGCATATATTCCACTTAATAATTACTTGGTTTTCAATGACGTAGATGGactgtacacatacacatttgaagcagagagaaag GAAAACTGCCCAGCTTGTAGCCAGCTTCCTCAAAATATTCAGTTCTCTCCATCCGCTAAACTGCAGGAGGTTTTGGATTATTTAACCAATAGTGCTTCTCT GCAGATGAAATCTCCAGCCATCACAGCCacattagagggaaaaaatagaacACTTTACTTACAG tcAGTAACCTCTATTGAAGAACGAACAAGGCCAAATCTCTCCAAGACATTGAAAG aattgGGACTAGTTGATGGGCAAGAACTGGCAGTTGCTGATGTCACCACACCACAGACTGTACTATTCAAGCTTCATTTTActtcttaa
- the UBA3 gene encoding NEDD8-activating enzyme E1 catalytic subunit isoform X1: MADGEEPMAVDGGCGDTGDWEGRWNHVKKFLERSGPFTHPDFEPSTESLQFLLDTCKVLVIGAGGLGCELLKNLALSGFRQIHVIDMDTIDVSNLNRQFLFRPKDVGRPKAEVAAEFLNDRVPNCNVVPHFNKIQDFNDTFYRQFHIIVCGLDSIIARRWINGMLISLLNYEDGVLDPSSIVPLIDGGTEGFKGNARVILPGMTACIECTLELYPPQVNFPMCTIASMPRLPEHCIEYVRILQWPKEQPFGEGVPLDGDDPDHIQWIFQKSLERASQYNIRGVTYRLTQGVVKRIIPAVASTNAVIAAVCATEVFKIATSAYIPLNNYLVFNDVDGLYTYTFEAERKENCPACSQLPQNIQFSPSAKLQEVLDYLTNSASLQMKSPAITATLEGKNRTLYLQSVTSIEERTRPNLSKTLKELGLVDGQELAVADVTTPQTVLFKLHFTS; encoded by the exons AATGGCTGTTGATGGTGGGTGTGGGGACACTGGAGACTGGGAAGGTCGCTGGAACCATGTAAAGAAGTTCCTCGAGCGATCTGGACCCTTCACACACCCTGATTTCGAACCGAGCACTGAA TCTCTCCAATTTTTGTTAGATACATGTAAAGTTCTAGTCATTGGAGCTGGCGGCTTAGGATGTGAGCTCCTGAAAAATctg GCCTTGTCTGGTTTTAGACAGATTCATGTTATAGACATGGACACTATAGATGTTTCCAATCTAAATAGGCAGTTTTTATTTAG GCCTAAAGATGTTGGAAGACCTAAGGCTGAAGTTGCTGCAGAATTTCTAAATGACAGAGTTCCTAATTGCAATGTAGTTCC ACATTTCAACAAGATTCAGGATTTTAATGATACTTTCTATCGAC aatttcatataattgtGTGTGGACTGGACTCTATCATAGCCAGAAGATGGATAAATGGCATGCTG aTATCTCTTCTAAATTATGAAGATGGTGTATTAGATCCAAGCTCCATTGTCCCTTTGATAGATGGGGGGACAGAAGGCTTTAAAGGAAATGCCCGGGTGATTCTGCCTGGAATGACTGCCTGTATTGAATGCACACTAGAACTGTATCCTCCACAG GTTAATTTTCCCATGTGCACCATTGCATCTATGCCCAGGCTACCAGAACACTGTATTGAGTATGTAAGGATACTGCAGTGGCCTAAGGAGCAACCTTTTGGAG AAGGAGTTCCATTAGATGGAGATGATCCTGATCATATTCAGTGGATTTTCCAAAAGTCTCTCGAGAGAGCATCACAATATAATATTAGAGGTGTTACCTATAGACTCACTCAAG gAGTAGTAAAACGTATCATTCCTGCAGTAGCTTCCACAAATGCGGTCATTGCAG CTGTGTGTGCCactgaggtttttaaaatagCCACAAG TGCATATATTCCACTTAATAATTACTTGGTTTTCAATGACGTAGATGGactgtacacatacacatttgaagcagagagaaag GAAAACTGCCCAGCTTGTAGCCAGCTTCCTCAAAATATTCAGTTCTCTCCATCCGCTAAACTGCAGGAGGTTTTGGATTATTTAACCAATAGTGCTTCTCT GCAGATGAAATCTCCAGCCATCACAGCCacattagagggaaaaaatagaacACTTTACTTACAG tcAGTAACCTCTATTGAAGAACGAACAAGGCCAAATCTCTCCAAGACATTGAAAG aattgGGACTAGTTGATGGGCAAGAACTGGCAGTTGCTGATGTCACCACACCACAGACTGTACTATTCAAGCTTCATTTTActtcttaa
- the UBA3 gene encoding NEDD8-activating enzyme E1 catalytic subunit isoform X2 gives MAVDGGCGDTGDWEGRWNHVKKFLERSGPFTHPDFEPSTESLQFLLDTCKVLVIGAGGLGCELLKNLALSGFRQIHVIDMDTIDVSNLNRQFLFRPKDVGRPKAEVAAEFLNDRVPNCNVVPHFNKIQDFNDTFYRQFHIIVCGLDSIIARRWINGMLISLLNYEDGVLDPSSIVPLIDGGTEGFKGNARVILPGMTACIECTLELYPPQVNFPMCTIASMPRLPEHCIEYVRILQWPKEQPFGEGVPLDGDDPDHIQWIFQKSLERASQYNIRGVTYRLTQGVVKRIIPAVASTNAVIAAVCATEVFKIATSAYIPLNNYLVFNDVDGLYTYTFEAERKENCPACSQLPQNIQFSPSAKLQEVLDYLTNSASLQMKSPAITATLEGKNRTLYLQSVTSIEERTRPNLSKTLKELGLVDGQELAVADVTTPQTVLFKLHFTS, from the exons ATGGCTGTTGATGGTGGGTGTGGGGACACTGGAGACTGGGAAGGTCGCTGGAACCATGTAAAGAAGTTCCTCGAGCGATCTGGACCCTTCACACACCCTGATTTCGAACCGAGCACTGAA TCTCTCCAATTTTTGTTAGATACATGTAAAGTTCTAGTCATTGGAGCTGGCGGCTTAGGATGTGAGCTCCTGAAAAATctg GCCTTGTCTGGTTTTAGACAGATTCATGTTATAGACATGGACACTATAGATGTTTCCAATCTAAATAGGCAGTTTTTATTTAG GCCTAAAGATGTTGGAAGACCTAAGGCTGAAGTTGCTGCAGAATTTCTAAATGACAGAGTTCCTAATTGCAATGTAGTTCC ACATTTCAACAAGATTCAGGATTTTAATGATACTTTCTATCGAC aatttcatataattgtGTGTGGACTGGACTCTATCATAGCCAGAAGATGGATAAATGGCATGCTG aTATCTCTTCTAAATTATGAAGATGGTGTATTAGATCCAAGCTCCATTGTCCCTTTGATAGATGGGGGGACAGAAGGCTTTAAAGGAAATGCCCGGGTGATTCTGCCTGGAATGACTGCCTGTATTGAATGCACACTAGAACTGTATCCTCCACAG GTTAATTTTCCCATGTGCACCATTGCATCTATGCCCAGGCTACCAGAACACTGTATTGAGTATGTAAGGATACTGCAGTGGCCTAAGGAGCAACCTTTTGGAG AAGGAGTTCCATTAGATGGAGATGATCCTGATCATATTCAGTGGATTTTCCAAAAGTCTCTCGAGAGAGCATCACAATATAATATTAGAGGTGTTACCTATAGACTCACTCAAG gAGTAGTAAAACGTATCATTCCTGCAGTAGCTTCCACAAATGCGGTCATTGCAG CTGTGTGTGCCactgaggtttttaaaatagCCACAAG TGCATATATTCCACTTAATAATTACTTGGTTTTCAATGACGTAGATGGactgtacacatacacatttgaagcagagagaaag GAAAACTGCCCAGCTTGTAGCCAGCTTCCTCAAAATATTCAGTTCTCTCCATCCGCTAAACTGCAGGAGGTTTTGGATTATTTAACCAATAGTGCTTCTCT GCAGATGAAATCTCCAGCCATCACAGCCacattagagggaaaaaatagaacACTTTACTTACAG tcAGTAACCTCTATTGAAGAACGAACAAGGCCAAATCTCTCCAAGACATTGAAAG aattgGGACTAGTTGATGGGCAAGAACTGGCAGTTGCTGATGTCACCACACCACAGACTGTACTATTCAAGCTTCATTTTActtcttaa